The Lentimicrobium sp. L6 genome segment TTTCATCATCCTCAGCAATAATTACCGATAAATTACTTAAAGATACTTGCGGTTCTTTATTTGTGTTCTCTTTGGCATCGCTTTCTTTCACAAACTGTTTAGTGTAAGGAATGCTAAAGGTGAATGTGGAACCTTCTCCTTCTTTAGATTTTACGCTGATGTCACCACCCAGCATTTCAACATAAGACTTTGCAATGGCAAGCCCCAGTCCCGAGCCTTCAAATGCTCTTCTATCTTCAATATCAGCTTGTTCGAAACGATTAAATATGGCTTCAATTCTGTTTGCTGGAATTCCTATTCCCGTGTCTTTTATATAAAACTCCAGGACATCAATATCATGCTCTTTTTTTAGTGAGCAAGCAAAGGTAATTTTTCCCTGATCGGTAAATTTAATCGCGTTTTTAATCAGGTTGATAAGTATTCCTTCCAGTATGTGTTTGTCGGTAACAAAGCGTGCTTCACTGTCCGAAAGGCTTGGTTTATAAATTAGTTCAAGTCCTTTTGATTGAGCCTGGTGGTAGAAAAAATTATACTGTTCTTCGAGAATCTCGTTTACCGATACCTCCGATTTTGAAACCTTAACCTCC includes the following:
- a CDS encoding HAMP domain-containing sensor histidine kinase codes for the protein KAEESNRLKTAFLNNMSHEIRTPLNGITGFIGILQDSEIDDEEKQQFFDIINRSSERLIATVTDIMDISRIEAGEVKVSKSEVSVNEILEEQYNFFYHQAQSKGLELIYKPSLSDSEARFVTDKHILEGILINLIKNAIKFTDQGKITFACSLKKEHDIDVLEFYIKDTGIGIPANRIEAIFNRFEQADIEDRRAFEGSGLGLAIAKSYVEMLGGDISVKSKEGEGSTFTFSIPYTKQFVKESDAKENTNKEPQVSLSNLSVIIAEDDE